The segment GTGGACGATAACCAAGCCAGATGCAAAAGACTCTGTTACTTATTTGCAAATTCCCAATAACTCAAATTTTGCAATTAAAGATAGTGTTTTGTATAGCGGACTTGCAACATCTGTTTATGAGTATAAGATTGGAGATTTTAAAGAGCCTCTTAATTTTTACTCACTGAAAGAGGTATTCAGGGCTGCTAAAATTTTCTTAGAAAATGACGGCGGCGTACTTGTTGGCAATCAGTTTGGTCTTTGGCGTTATCGGTCAGGATATGTCACAGCTTATGATTCAACAAAAAAAATCCTTAGTTCACGTATCACAGATATTGCATACTATCAAAACAAATTTCTATGCCTTTCAACAAGAGGGAATGGCGTATTACTTAAGGTGAATGACAGTATTTACCAGGTAACGCATTCAGATGGGTTGGTAAGTGATAACATCCGGAAGATCTATGTTGACCAAAATAATATTTGGCTGGCATCAAACAACGGCGTTTCTATTGTGACAATAAGTTCTTTACAACCGTTTCGCTATGCGGTTAGAAATATTACTGTACAAGATGGGCTTCTTTCAAATGAAATAAATTCTATAATTAAGGATGGTAAAAATGTAGTAATAGCATCCAATAATGGCATCTCATTTCTTAATCTGGGGGCTGTTATGTCAAAGGAAGTCTCCGGGCTACCGTTATACGTTAAAAGTGTTAAGGTGAATAATGCATTGGTAGCAGTTGGTGAATTAACAAAACTTGGTTATCGGAAGCGAAATCTTAACATTAGTTACGAAGCTTTGAACTATGGTGCAGCCGGTAAAAATAATTATCGTTACAGGCTATTAGGCTACGATACGAACTGGATCTATACAAATAACCGTGAGATACAATTCAATCCATTGCCTTACGGAAGCTATAAGTTAGAGATACAGGTAAAACGGGAGTATGATGGCTGGAACAGCTCAGTCAGTTTTATTCAACTATCGGTGCTGTGTAAGCCTCCGTTTTGGGCTACTACCTGGTTTTGGGTAGCTGCTTTTTCTTTATTGATGTTTCTTGTAATCCTTCTGTTCAGGAAAAGGATCAATGATATCCGGCTACGTCAAAAACAACAGGAAGATCTGAAACAAAAGATCAACGATACGGAGCAAATGGCGTTGAAAGCTCAAATGAATCCGCATTTTATTTTCAACAGTCTTAATTCAATTCAGCAGTATGTAATAGACAGTGATGTAAAAGGTGCTAATGAGTTTATATCTGGTTTTTCGAAATTAATTCGCCAAACGCTTGAATTTTCATCAAAAGAGATTATTACCCTTGAAGAGGAGATCAGTTATCTGTCCACTTATCTTGATCTAGAAAAAGCAAGAATGGAAAGCGGGTTTACTTATAACGTAAACGTACAAACGCAGCAGCCCGCATCTCAGCTTGAATTGCCACCTTTGCTGTTACAGCCATATGTGGAGAATGCTTTGAGGCATGGTGTTCGCTATCTGAAACATATTGATGGCGTAATTTCACTCACGTTTATCGAGTATCCGGGATTGCTTGAATGTATTATTGAAGATAACGGTATTGGAAGGGAGAAGGCTATGGAGTTGAAGGCAGTAAACCCCATCGAATACCAGTCTCGTGGCATGTCGTTAACTGCTGAACGTATAGCACTCTTAAATGAGGGGCAGCAAAGGAAAATTGAAGTTGTAATTGAAGACCTGAAAGATCAGAAGGGGAATGCCTCGGGCACGAGGATAAGGGTGCTGTTTCCTGCTTAGTAAAGTTTAAGAGATATTTATACAGAGCTGTGACATTTAAGGGCGGGATAATTAACTAGATTTGCGGTTGGCATTTGTTTTGCCTGTGGAATCTATGGCTTTCCTGCATCAAACAAATAATTAATTTCTTATGGTGAAAGTATTAACGGTTGATGATGAGCCAAAAAATTTGCGGATCATTAAAGAGTTACTGAGATTGTATTGCCCAAATGCTGCTCATATTGGCGAAGCAAATAATATTGAAACGGCCAGTCAACTGATCAACGAATTGCAACCCGATCTTGTTTTGCTTGATATTGAAATGCCTCATGGAAATGCATTCGATCTGCTTGATAAGATAATGCCTGTAAGTTTTGAAATTGTATTTGTTACTGCATTTGATTCGTATACACTGAAAGCATTCAAATATTCTGCACTCGATTATATTCTCAAACCTGTGAATATTGATGAACTGAAAGCTGTTATTACGAAAGCTGAACAAAGGGTTCATCAAAAAAATATTAATCAGCAGTTGAGCTATTTGCTGCAGAATATGAAACAACCATCGGCTGCTTTACAGAAAATTGCGGTTCCGACATTTAAAGATCAATTGGAATTTATTGAAACCGATTCTATTCTCTACTGTGAAGCGAGTGGCGCTTATACCTTCATTTTTACAGAAGGGGGACAAAAGCTGGTATCGGCTAAAAGCCTGAAAGAATATGAAGAAATGCTGCCGGAAAGTGTTTTCTTCCGATTGCATCATTCGCATCTTATTAATCTAAATAAAGTAAAGAAATACCACAAAGGAAGAGGTGGGGAAGTGGAAATGGATAATGGCGTTTTCCTGGAAGTGGCAACCCGCCGAAAAGACGAATTCCTGAAGCGGATCGGCTTCTAAACAGTCATATATGCACAGTTATTTACCTATTTACACGAGTGTAAAGTAGCAGGCCTTTGTTTCAGGCAGTTCATGAAATTAGGCTTAGCTTCGCCTTACCTATCGTTTCAAGGCCGTTGTTTAACCTCCTGTGAAAAACTCCTATTTCTTATCTTATAAGTGTAACAATTCCGCTTTTCTTAATTACTCCGCATGCATTTTTTGCATTGATCATATACGAATAAACTCCCGTGATCTGTGCTGTTGCTTTATAGTTTCCATTCCAGCAATTGTCAGGGTCTTTTGTATAAAATACCCGTTCTCCCCACCTGTTATAAATGCTGAATTCAAACTCAGTAACCGGCCCCCAGTTTTTAATGCCGAAGCAATCATTTATACCATCATTGTTTGGTGTAAAAGCATTTGGCATTAGATAGTTGCCTGAATTATCAGCCGTTACTAAAACTGTGATGCTATCTGTATTGCTGCATCCATTTATATCTTTTCCCGTAACAATATATTGGGTTGTTGTTAATGGTGATGCAATTGGATTCCGAATTAATGCATTGTTCAGCGTACCGGATGGCATCCATACATGTTGGTCAGCTCCCGTAACATTCAGTTGACTGCTTGCATTACTGCAATCAACATCATTTGATTTTGATGTTGTGAGTACCGGTAATGGATTTACAACAACTGTTGAAGTTAATGTTTCAGAAATATTACAGAGTGTATCTGAAATTGTAACATCATAGTCGGTTGTGTTCAAAGGATAAGCAAATGGGTTTGCAAGATTTGTATTAGAGAGAGAAGATGTTGGGCTCCAGTTATAAATATCTCCACCAGCGGCAACCAATTGTACACTATCGCCAATGCAAATTGATGTTGATGGGCTGATGCTGAAAGTATTTGGTTGCCTTACATCCACACGAACGGAATCTGTGCTGCTGCAATTATCGGCATTCGTTACAGTAACCTTATAAACTGTGTTGCTTGTTGCTGTTGCAAAAGGGTTCGCAATGGAAGGGTTACTTAATGTATTTACAGGCGACCAACCGTAAGAAGTACCTCCGCCAGCGACCAATTGTATGTTACTACCGGCGCAGACCAATGTGTCATTGGAAAGAGTTATTGTTGGTTTTGGATTTACGGTAACAGTAATACTGTCTTTAGCTATGCAACCAAAGCTGTTTGTTCCTGTAACAATATACTTTGTGGTTGCAGAAGGAGAAGCAAGAGGATTTGAAATGGATGTGTTTGAAAGTCCGCTGATGGGTGTCCATTGGTAATTTAAAGCGCCGGATGTATTTATTTGGATGGATGATCCTGTGCAAATAGCGGAATCGGAACTGGTGTTGATAACCGGAGTATCAACAGTGATCTTTACACTGTCTCTAGAAATGATGATAGGAGCGAAAGAAATGTCATCTAAAGCAAAATCGTTACCGGTGACCTGTGTATTCTTATTAATGATTGATATAGTCGCTGACGTGGCATTTCCGGAATTCCAGGTTGTATAAAATTGTGTCCAAGTACAAGTAGGCAAACTTGCAGTAATAAGTGTTCCTATAGCATTGTTATTAATTGAAAAT is part of the Lacibacter sediminis genome and harbors:
- a CDS encoding sensor histidine kinase; this encodes MRKVLFLTMPVNRMHYILRCCFVFLFICLTGFLHAQELRYQLKNYTPSDGLPSSETYQVLRDASNYMWFATDHGVTRYNGYEFETFNLPDNSIMGLYEDWKKRVWVFTFSGRLFYYENGKFENYKWNDKLVTAIKPGVIQAMYVDSNEVVHVSSSGPYYVKIRENGTLKREIELSPVAKFEAIESQNSDFFVRVIAYPEKLQSLDYIKSEAKSEFNITSKGRKIVLKIPRLIQHERCRLKRLSDGRLILYTKDSYTIIRSANDYDYVKTTYTVDDIEEIDGNIFQATEHGLYIINKQGLVAEKYLEGIHITSIERDYEGGVWVTTLSNGVFYLNHFRIRHLAYEGVIINKRINILYRLSDASILAGVHGNEVIRFKPSSFFKSTRLELKDVVAFHEMSSSLVLVGGPVGWYNSKLWTITKPDAKDSVTYLQIPNNSNFAIKDSVLYSGLATSVYEYKIGDFKEPLNFYSLKEVFRAAKIFLENDGGVLVGNQFGLWRYRSGYVTAYDSTKKILSSRITDIAYYQNKFLCLSTRGNGVLLKVNDSIYQVTHSDGLVSDNIRKIYVDQNNIWLASNNGVSIVTISSLQPFRYAVRNITVQDGLLSNEINSIIKDGKNVVIASNNGISFLNLGAVMSKEVSGLPLYVKSVKVNNALVAVGELTKLGYRKRNLNISYEALNYGAAGKNNYRYRLLGYDTNWIYTNNREIQFNPLPYGSYKLEIQVKREYDGWNSSVSFIQLSVLCKPPFWATTWFWVAAFSLLMFLVILLFRKRINDIRLRQKQQEDLKQKINDTEQMALKAQMNPHFIFNSLNSIQQYVIDSDVKGANEFISGFSKLIRQTLEFSSKEIITLEEEISYLSTYLDLEKARMESGFTYNVNVQTQQPASQLELPPLLLQPYVENALRHGVRYLKHIDGVISLTFIEYPGLLECIIEDNGIGREKAMELKAVNPIEYQSRGMSLTAERIALLNEGQQRKIEVVIEDLKDQKGNASGTRIRVLFPA
- a CDS encoding LytR/AlgR family response regulator transcription factor — encoded protein: MVKVLTVDDEPKNLRIIKELLRLYCPNAAHIGEANNIETASQLINELQPDLVLLDIEMPHGNAFDLLDKIMPVSFEIVFVTAFDSYTLKAFKYSALDYILKPVNIDELKAVITKAEQRVHQKNINQQLSYLLQNMKQPSAALQKIAVPTFKDQLEFIETDSILYCEASGAYTFIFTEGGQKLVSAKSLKEYEEMLPESVFFRLHHSHLINLNKVKKYHKGRGGEVEMDNGVFLEVATRRKDEFLKRIGF